A genomic window from Macaca mulatta isolate MMU2019108-1 chromosome 19, T2T-MMU8v2.0, whole genome shotgun sequence includes:
- the LOC144336948 gene encoding uncharacterized protein LOC144336948, whose amino-acid sequence MWPALEKFPPPATRTPLNPGGLSSRRLHQWADSWGRLGERGGRRARRTQRAEDAEGGGRRARRTQSAEDGGVLCLPPKEPHPPVTGGGDCVSAAEDGKEFVRAKGEGAVPGGGTAV is encoded by the exons ATGTGGCCGGCACTGGAAAAGttccctcccccagccaccaGGACgcccctgaacccaggaggccttAGCTCCAGGCGGCTTCACCAGTGGGCTGATTCCTGGGGTCGTCTAGGAG AGCGCGGAGGACGCAGAGCGCGGAGGACGCAGAGGGCGGAGGACGCAGAGGGCGGAGGACGCAGAGCGCGGAGGACGCAGAGCGCGGAGGACGGGGGAGTCCTGTGCCTCCCGCCCAAGGAGCCACACCCTCCTGTTACGGGCGGGGGGGACTGTGTGTCGGCTGCAGAGGATGGAAAGGAGTTTGTCAGAGCAAAGGGGGAGGGGGCTGTTCCTGGCGGTGGAACAGCTGTGTGA